The following proteins come from a genomic window of Gimesia chilikensis:
- a CDS encoding GlsB/YeaQ/YmgE family stress response membrane protein, giving the protein MFDENMTRILQEAVNEMLVWVGFGTLVGLAAKAIMPGKDPGGAVSTMLMGIGGSVVGCGTLMFFWDGARVTPISSIGFLAATGGAFILLFFYRLLSGSFFSEAEDGERWLHRRRRRRRARDLADETY; this is encoded by the coding sequence ATGTTTGACGAGAATATGACTCGGATTCTGCAGGAAGCAGTCAACGAGATGTTAGTCTGGGTTGGTTTTGGCACTCTGGTAGGTCTGGCTGCCAAAGCGATCATGCCCGGAAAAGATCCAGGCGGTGCCGTCAGTACCATGCTGATGGGGATCGGCGGCAGTGTCGTCGGTTGTGGCACCCTGATGTTTTTCTGGGACGGAGCCCGCGTCACGCCGATCAGCTCGATCGGTTTCCTGGCAGCCACCGGTGGTGCCTTCATTCTGCTGTTTTTCTATCGCCTGCTCTCCGGTTCCTTTTTTTCCGAAGCCGAAGATGGCGAACGCTGGTTGCACCGTCGTCGCAGACGCCGTCGTGCCCGTGACCTGGCTGACGAGACCTATTAA
- a CDS encoding NAD-dependent epimerase/dehydratase family protein — protein sequence MPQEFPETIENVAQLEELLSRPTPGVMEALQQTPGDLILLGIAGKMGPTLAQMILRADEAAGITRRVIGVSRFSDESSRQPLEDLGIETIKGDLLDSDFIQSLPDVPNVIYMAGMKFGATGNESLTWAMNTYLPALVCNKYRNSRITAFSTGNIYGLVPANGSGSVETDQPDPVGEYAMSCLGRERMFEHFSRTLEIPMTIIRLNYATECRYGVLVDLALQVYQEQTIDVSMGYVNVIWQGDANAMTLCSLPDATTPPAYLNVAGPRILKVREVCERFGELFGKPVQFTGSEARDALLNNGQYGHQKYGAPLVDVEQIFDWIAHWIQTDGPLLGKPTHFESRSGKF from the coding sequence ATGCCTCAGGAATTTCCCGAAACAATTGAGAACGTCGCACAACTCGAAGAACTACTCAGCCGCCCCACCCCCGGCGTGATGGAAGCATTGCAACAGACTCCCGGCGATCTGATTCTGCTGGGCATCGCAGGCAAAATGGGACCAACACTGGCACAGATGATCCTCCGTGCGGATGAAGCCGCCGGAATCACCCGCCGCGTGATTGGTGTCAGCCGCTTTTCAGATGAATCGAGCCGTCAGCCTCTGGAAGACCTCGGCATTGAAACGATCAAAGGAGATCTGCTCGATAGCGATTTCATCCAGAGTCTGCCCGACGTTCCCAATGTGATCTACATGGCGGGCATGAAATTCGGCGCCACGGGCAACGAATCGCTGACCTGGGCTATGAATACCTATCTTCCTGCCCTGGTCTGTAACAAGTACCGAAACAGCCGCATCACCGCATTTTCCACGGGCAATATCTACGGACTCGTCCCTGCGAACGGCTCGGGTTCGGTCGAAACCGATCAGCCCGATCCCGTGGGTGAGTATGCGATGAGTTGCCTGGGTCGCGAACGAATGTTCGAGCATTTCAGTCGCACGCTGGAAATTCCAATGACGATCATCCGCCTGAACTACGCCACCGAGTGCCGCTACGGTGTACTCGTCGACCTGGCACTTCAGGTCTACCAGGAACAGACGATCGATGTTTCCATGGGTTACGTCAACGTGATCTGGCAGGGTGACGCGAATGCGATGACGCTCTGCTCACTACCCGATGCCACCACCCCACCGGCTTACCTGAATGTCGCCGGTCCGCGGATCCTCAAAGTGCGCGAGGTCTGCGAACGATTTGGGGAACTCTTTGGAAAACCGGTTCAGTTCACAGGCAGTGAAGCGCGGGACGCCCTGCTGAATAACGGCCAGTATGGTCATCAGAAGTACGGAGCCCCCCTGGTGGATGTCGAACAGATATTCGACTGGATCGCACACTGGATTCAAACCGACGGCCCCCTGCTGGGCAAGCCGACTCACTTTGAATCGCGTAGCGGCAAATTCTAA
- a CDS encoding PleD family two-component system response regulator translates to MKILIVDEIGFIRQSLNQKLSRHNFDTVSAESGEEALAILKTDFSVDAVLTSLFLPSMNAIDLYKAASKIERFNDEGIIPPLNFFLMVTREHGTSSPRMKEMTRDALAIGFKDMLIKPIDTELLVTKLRGSVRSSEPPPEIAEPEPVVAASTTEETRQSTQRIDGLAVMQNSLHALKKEMCESIDILLEEVNRKVSK, encoded by the coding sequence ATGAAAATACTGATTGTCGATGAAATCGGGTTCATACGTCAGAGTTTGAACCAGAAACTCTCCCGCCACAATTTTGACACGGTATCTGCAGAGAGTGGGGAAGAAGCGCTCGCCATTCTCAAAACAGATTTTTCCGTCGACGCCGTGCTCACCAGCCTCTTCCTGCCCTCCATGAATGCCATCGATCTCTACAAAGCCGCCTCAAAAATTGAACGTTTCAATGACGAAGGGATCATCCCCCCGCTTAACTTCTTCCTGATGGTCACTCGGGAGCATGGAACCTCCTCTCCCCGCATGAAAGAAATGACCAGGGACGCACTGGCGATCGGGTTTAAAGATATGTTGATCAAACCCATTGATACGGAACTGCTCGTCACCAAATTACGTGGGTCCGTGCGCTCTTCAGAACCACCACCGGAAATTGCAGAGCCGGAACCAGTTGTTGCCGCCAGCACAACAGAAGAGACTCGACAGAGTACTCAGCGCATCGACGGCCTGGCCGTCATGCAAAACAGTCTGCATGCGCTGAAAAAGGAGATGTGTGAATCCATCGATATTCTACTGGAAGAAGTGAACCGCAAAGTCAGCAAATGA
- a CDS encoding dihydrodipicolinate synthase family protein yields MTPSIITKTLQQGTAIPAHPLALNASRQLDERRQRALSRYYIASGVGGLAVGVHTTQFEIREPGIDLFQPVLELASEEMDRADATRRVPLIRVAGICGPTDQATREASIAREAGYHYGLLSLSALKEADEETLIQHCRAVAEIIPVFGFYLQPDVGGRLLPYSFWRRFCEIENVAAIKMAPFNRYHTLDVIRAVAESGREDIALYTGNDDNIVLDLVTPFRFRSGENALERRIRGGLLGHWAVWTSRAVEILDECQQIASRGEAIPLSILQLNTEVTDCNAVFFDVANRFQGCIPGIHEVLRRQGLLEGTWCLNPQETLGPGQLAEIDRIYEAYPHLNDDAFVAEHLDDWLSG; encoded by the coding sequence GTGACCCCGTCCATCATTACGAAAACACTCCAACAGGGAACCGCCATCCCGGCACATCCCCTGGCCCTGAATGCCTCCCGCCAACTGGATGAACGCCGGCAAAGGGCGCTCTCGCGTTATTATATCGCCAGTGGTGTAGGCGGACTGGCAGTCGGCGTGCATACCACACAGTTTGAAATACGCGAACCGGGTATCGATCTGTTTCAACCCGTTCTGGAACTGGCCAGCGAAGAGATGGATCGGGCCGACGCGACGCGGCGCGTCCCCCTGATTCGCGTCGCGGGGATTTGTGGCCCCACCGATCAGGCCACCCGGGAAGCCAGTATCGCCCGCGAGGCCGGCTACCATTATGGTCTGCTCAGCCTGTCAGCTCTGAAGGAAGCGGATGAAGAGACGCTGATTCAACATTGTCGCGCCGTGGCTGAAATCATTCCCGTCTTCGGATTCTATCTGCAACCCGACGTGGGCGGACGACTGCTCCCCTACTCCTTCTGGCGGCGGTTCTGTGAGATTGAAAACGTGGCTGCGATTAAGATGGCCCCCTTCAACCGCTATCACACTCTGGACGTGATCCGCGCGGTGGCAGAATCGGGCCGCGAAGATATCGCCCTGTATACGGGGAACGATGACAACATCGTGCTCGACCTGGTCACGCCGTTCCGCTTTCGTTCGGGAGAGAATGCCCTCGAACGCCGCATCCGGGGCGGCCTGCTCGGACACTGGGCTGTCTGGACCAGTCGTGCTGTGGAAATTCTCGATGAATGTCAACAGATCGCGTCCCGCGGCGAAGCCATTCCGCTTTCCATCCTGCAGTTGAACACCGAAGTAACGGACTGCAACGCGGTCTTCTTTGACGTCGCCAACCGGTTCCAGGGTTGCATCCCCGGCATTCATGAAGTGCTGCGTCGTCAGGGACTGCTCGAGGGAACCTGGTGCCTGAATCCCCAGGAAACCCTGGGCCCCGGTCAGTTGGCCGAGATCGATCGGATCTATGAAGCTTACCCGCATCTGAATGACGATGCCTTCGTGGCGGAGCATCTGGACGACTGGCTCAGTGGTTGA
- a CDS encoding PAS domain-containing sensor histidine kinase, with product MTSRQSRSVEDQFASQLLLLSIDVSIAVDERGIILAATNSISDLFGWSREDASGQNIRELISESSLEQFDHYVVESLGTASGTARNMMARRKDGSCFATELTLKPVDDPADQIQFIGVFRDCSEQRKSQNKLDEYVERLKQSRREMKRKDFQLKSAMSIVDRANQAKSEFLANMSHEIRTPMTAILGYSDLLKAHSNGQEQQELIEIIQNNGAHLLQVINDILDLSKIEMGDFAIRKVHCSPLRVLREVIDEYQPQASQKGLSLQTRYQKSIPESIQTDPARLKQVLANLISNAIKFTNTGHIELDVRMSAQSPLDRILQFSVSDTGIGIPAEKLKTIFEPFTQADSSTSRNYGGTGLGLTLSRKLVQILGGNLTVQSTLDRGSVFTVTLHLEPDEDQLLSHGLGFQFETADSNRKDITSPEMDQRSCGNAEKILLVDDTPEIRRLFTYLLNKMGLNVKTASNGKEAVDQIRTAVAQNAAFDLILMDMQMPVMSGYEAVRLLREQEIPVPVIAITAHALVADREKCLAAGCTDYLSKPVKFDVLYEMVQRYLPARAMLQLNHN from the coding sequence ATGACATCCAGACAAAGTCGATCCGTTGAGGATCAATTTGCCAGTCAGCTGTTACTACTGAGTATTGATGTTTCCATCGCAGTCGATGAGCGGGGCATCATTTTAGCTGCGACGAATTCAATCAGTGATCTCTTCGGTTGGAGCCGCGAAGACGCGAGCGGGCAGAATATTCGAGAACTGATTTCTGAGTCCAGTCTCGAACAGTTCGACCATTATGTTGTCGAATCACTGGGGACAGCATCCGGAACTGCCCGGAATATGATGGCCAGGCGAAAAGATGGCTCCTGTTTCGCCACCGAGCTGACTCTGAAGCCCGTTGATGACCCCGCAGACCAGATTCAATTCATCGGTGTTTTCCGAGACTGCAGCGAGCAACGCAAGTCGCAGAACAAACTGGATGAATACGTCGAGCGGCTCAAACAGTCTCGCAGAGAGATGAAACGCAAGGATTTTCAGCTCAAATCCGCCATGAGTATCGTTGATCGGGCCAATCAGGCTAAGAGTGAATTTCTGGCGAACATGAGTCACGAAATACGCACTCCAATGACGGCCATTCTGGGATACTCCGATCTCCTGAAAGCGCATTCCAACGGTCAGGAGCAGCAGGAACTGATTGAGATTATTCAGAATAATGGCGCGCATCTGCTGCAGGTCATCAACGATATCCTGGACCTCTCCAAGATCGAAATGGGGGACTTCGCCATCCGGAAAGTTCACTGTTCTCCGCTACGGGTCCTGAGGGAAGTGATTGACGAATATCAGCCCCAGGCATCTCAGAAGGGGCTCAGTCTTCAGACGCGGTACCAGAAATCAATACCCGAGTCGATTCAGACTGATCCGGCGCGATTGAAACAGGTTCTGGCGAATCTGATCAGTAATGCCATCAAGTTTACGAATACAGGGCATATTGAACTGGATGTGCGGATGTCTGCTCAGTCTCCCCTGGATCGGATTCTGCAGTTCAGTGTGAGTGATACAGGGATCGGAATCCCTGCTGAGAAACTGAAAACCATCTTCGAGCCATTTACCCAAGCCGACAGTTCAACATCGCGAAACTATGGTGGTACCGGACTGGGACTGACGCTGAGTCGCAAGCTGGTACAGATCCTGGGCGGTAATCTGACCGTGCAGTCTACCCTGGATCGGGGCAGTGTCTTCACCGTCACCTTGCATCTGGAACCGGATGAAGATCAGCTCTTGTCTCATGGACTGGGATTCCAGTTCGAAACTGCTGACTCAAACAGGAAGGACATCACAAGCCCTGAAATGGACCAGCGGTCCTGTGGTAATGCGGAGAAGATTCTGCTGGTCGATGATACTCCGGAGATCCGTCGTCTGTTTACATATTTGTTAAACAAGATGGGGTTGAATGTCAAAACGGCATCCAATGGAAAAGAGGCCGTGGATCAGATTCGAACCGCTGTGGCACAGAATGCTGCATTCGATCTGATTCTGATGGACATGCAGATGCCTGTGATGAGCGGTTATGAGGCGGTACGGCTTTTACGGGAACAGGAAATACCGGTTCCCGTGATTGCGATCACGGCGCATGCCCTGGTTGCCGACCGGGAAAAATGCCTTGCTGCCGGCTGCACTGACTATCTCAGCAAACCGGTCAAATTCGATGTCCTGTATGAGATGGTGCAACGCTACCTTCCCGCCCGGGCGATGCTGCAACTGAATCATAACTGA
- a CDS encoding YihY/virulence factor BrkB family protein, with translation MNKSEQLDLSKIGFLAMWKLGGLTPWDLVRRAFIGYNQHRLSAQSAQFAYYAIFTLFPLLMVLIGCVAQLPIEGLIRSMENAINMGLPHDLSQILFDQIADIQKKTTFSLIMGGVVLLSWGGMRLFLTMGKGLDAVFEVDHRRKLLKAGGLSLLLTFFVLFLLLLAMILLVVGPAMARLLLSNFDMPWLHVLLSAGTRWSVACGFMLISTSVIYWAVPSVRLPWNIITPGSLFVVVSWVVMLLGFREYVENFAHYNETYGTLGGFIVLLVWLYMTGAILMMGAEINGVIYRAAKEKSAAIS, from the coding sequence ATGAACAAATCCGAACAACTTGATCTGAGTAAAATCGGCTTTCTCGCGATGTGGAAATTAGGGGGCCTGACTCCCTGGGATCTGGTCCGACGTGCCTTTATCGGCTACAACCAGCACCGCCTCAGTGCCCAGAGTGCACAGTTCGCCTATTACGCCATCTTTACGCTCTTCCCACTGCTGATGGTCCTGATCGGCTGCGTAGCTCAACTCCCGATCGAGGGCCTGATTCGCAGCATGGAAAACGCCATCAATATGGGACTGCCCCATGATCTCTCCCAAATCCTGTTCGACCAGATCGCTGACATCCAGAAGAAAACCACCTTCAGTCTGATCATGGGAGGCGTGGTCCTTTTATCCTGGGGGGGCATGCGCCTGTTCCTCACGATGGGTAAAGGACTGGATGCCGTGTTTGAAGTCGATCATCGCAGAAAGTTACTCAAAGCGGGCGGACTCTCCCTGTTGCTGACATTTTTTGTGCTGTTCCTGTTGTTACTTGCCATGATTCTGCTGGTGGTCGGCCCCGCGATGGCCCGCCTGCTGCTGTCAAATTTTGATATGCCCTGGCTGCATGTCCTGCTCTCTGCCGGTACCCGCTGGTCAGTTGCCTGCGGCTTCATGCTGATTTCGACCTCGGTCATCTACTGGGCCGTTCCCAGTGTCAGACTTCCCTGGAACATCATCACTCCGGGCAGCCTGTTTGTTGTTGTCAGCTGGGTGGTCATGTTGCTGGGCTTTCGCGAGTATGTCGAAAATTTTGCACACTACAACGAAACTTATGGGACCCTGGGGGGATTCATTGTGTTACTCGTCTGGTTGTATATGACCGGAGCGATTCTGATGATGGGGGCTGAGATCAACGGCGTAATTTATCGGGCGGCGAAAGAGAAATCCGCAGCCATCAGCTGA
- a CDS encoding SelL-related redox protein, producing the protein MDQIPFQEALAAFPSSRGRTLSDLSNEAPVLVVFLRHGGCPFCREVLAQLQSLSAELTKRGLQLAIVHMMEPQQASQLLARYQLQDVHSFSDPERKLYELFQVKRGTLSEVAGPAIWWSGFKTTILSGHLPGIPGKDVQQLGAALILDKGQIVASHFSQNSADQPDWDQLLACELPPH; encoded by the coding sequence ATGGATCAGATCCCCTTTCAGGAAGCACTCGCGGCGTTCCCTTCCTCCCGTGGCAGGACGCTGTCAGACCTCTCCAATGAGGCCCCCGTACTCGTCGTGTTCCTCAGGCACGGCGGCTGCCCTTTCTGTCGCGAGGTTCTGGCCCAACTGCAGTCCCTGTCCGCTGAACTCACCAAACGCGGCCTGCAACTCGCCATCGTCCATATGATGGAACCTCAACAGGCAAGCCAGTTGCTGGCCCGCTATCAACTGCAGGACGTCCACTCTTTCAGTGATCCGGAGCGCAAACTGTATGAGCTCTTCCAGGTCAAACGCGGCACGCTTTCTGAAGTCGCCGGACCTGCGATCTGGTGGTCCGGCTTCAAGACCACGATCCTCTCCGGCCATCTGCCAGGCATCCCCGGTAAAGATGTGCAACAGCTGGGAGCAGCGCTGATTCTTGACAAGGGGCAGATCGTCGCCAGCCATTTTTCCCAGAACTCGGCTGATCAACCCGACTGGGATCAACTGCTAGCCTGCGAACTTCCCCCGCATTGA
- a CDS encoding ATP-binding protein, which translates to MDVATTTIQGLNFLPELLPPSTRVQINEKLRQEMLEQRETERSAQLQMILDVNPDLYFHLNLRGVITRFVNEKNQHHFLPVETVHQRHLHEIFPSSVASQFETALQELIQSQVPVTFEYALEITQAMRWFQARLLPYQPEETLVIIQDITQRKTAEIKLQHVHARLSEAQRQAHIGSWEWDTRENTLWWSEEIYRILGLGDLDFHPTTQTFMEMVHAEDRKLVTRVITNTLDNRLPFSFEHRIVRPQGEIRYVHLQAGFKPDATGESQLMYGTIQDITEKVEASRIAQEYRDELAHVSRLVVKGELIAGLSHELNQPLTAIANYCGAMKTLMEQGEDVSQLRDKIERQALRSGEIIHRLKAFTQKQPQQKFLFNIHDSIRSALQIINYQIRLKQIEVKTCFKHKFTTVYADRVQIEQVLVNLFKNAVEAMEHSPAPRTLTISTASTPDRMIQISVSDTGCGVPESFRSKLFTPFATSKQSGLGIGLSLSRSLIQAAEGKMWFLPNPRKGATFCIQLPACQKPLERPRTELNRHFRADAAHD; encoded by the coding sequence ATGGATGTTGCTACGACCACGATTCAGGGGCTCAATTTTCTCCCCGAACTGCTTCCGCCTTCCACGCGCGTACAGATCAATGAAAAACTGCGACAGGAGATGCTGGAACAACGGGAGACAGAGCGGTCTGCCCAGTTACAAATGATTCTGGATGTGAATCCGGATCTCTATTTTCATCTGAATTTACGAGGTGTCATTACCCGCTTCGTGAATGAAAAGAATCAGCATCACTTTCTGCCGGTCGAAACGGTACACCAGAGACATCTGCACGAGATCTTCCCCTCGTCTGTTGCCAGCCAGTTTGAAACGGCACTACAGGAACTGATCCAGTCCCAGGTACCAGTCACTTTTGAATACGCGCTGGAAATCACTCAGGCGATGCGCTGGTTCCAGGCCCGACTGCTCCCTTATCAGCCAGAAGAGACGCTGGTGATTATCCAGGACATCACACAAAGAAAAACCGCAGAAATTAAATTACAACACGTGCATGCCCGTCTGTCAGAAGCACAGCGACAGGCCCACATCGGCAGCTGGGAATGGGATACCCGGGAGAACACACTCTGGTGGTCGGAAGAGATCTATCGCATCCTGGGTCTGGGAGACCTCGATTTCCATCCCACAACGCAGACCTTCATGGAAATGGTGCATGCTGAAGACCGGAAGCTGGTCACCCGGGTGATCACCAACACTCTTGATAACAGGCTGCCGTTCAGTTTCGAACATCGTATCGTGCGGCCCCAGGGAGAGATTCGATACGTCCATCTGCAGGCAGGGTTCAAGCCGGACGCCACGGGAGAAAGCCAACTCATGTACGGCACCATTCAGGACATCACCGAAAAAGTTGAGGCCAGCAGAATTGCCCAGGAATATCGGGATGAACTGGCCCATGTTTCCCGTCTGGTCGTGAAAGGGGAACTCATCGCCGGGCTGTCACATGAACTGAATCAACCTCTCACAGCGATCGCCAATTACTGTGGTGCGATGAAGACACTGATGGAACAGGGAGAAGATGTCAGTCAACTCCGCGATAAAATTGAAAGACAGGCACTGCGTTCCGGCGAGATTATCCACAGACTCAAAGCATTCACTCAAAAACAGCCGCAACAAAAGTTTCTGTTTAATATTCACGACAGCATCCGCAGCGCTCTGCAGATCATCAACTACCAGATCCGCCTGAAACAGATCGAAGTCAAAACCTGCTTCAAGCATAAGTTTACGACCGTCTATGCTGACCGTGTGCAGATTGAACAGGTGCTGGTCAACCTCTTTAAAAACGCGGTAGAAGCCATGGAACATTCCCCGGCTCCCCGCACGTTGACCATTTCGACGGCTTCCACCCCTGACAGAATGATTCAAATCTCCGTCTCAGATACCGGCTGCGGCGTTCCCGAAAGCTTCCGCAGTAAGCTGTTTACTCCTTTCGCGACAAGTAAACAGTCCGGACTGGGAATCGGCCTGTCACTCAGCCGCTCACTGATCCAGGCCGCGGAGGGAAAAATGTGGTTTCTTCCCAACCCCCGCAAGGGAGCAACCTTCTGTATCCAGTTGCCTGCCTGTCAGAAGCCCCTCGAACGTCCTCGTACTGAGCTCAATCGGCATTTCAGAGCCGACGCGGCTCACGACTGA
- a CDS encoding DUF3592 domain-containing protein has protein sequence MRFLSPHPGDPNWFLLAKALIGAAMVIGAPFLIKPTFKKISEARQSANWPQTEAEITRSEVKTGQNRGRPSWDPIVSYRYSVDGKNYTSSDIAFRGYSTPIPSHAEEVVDKYPVGSKHPVYYSPEDHSKAVLEKGSNWLVNLSPLIPLVLLIAGGYSAYDNYIFLRSRLSQPKKKKKKKRASTGTSSSPDSALQRRRRRIRKNQDGG, from the coding sequence ATGAGATTCTTATCTCCCCACCCAGGAGATCCCAACTGGTTTCTACTGGCGAAAGCCCTGATTGGTGCCGCCATGGTCATCGGGGCACCGTTTCTGATCAAACCGACATTCAAGAAAATCAGCGAAGCCAGACAAAGTGCGAACTGGCCGCAAACAGAAGCGGAAATCACACGATCTGAGGTCAAGACCGGTCAAAATCGTGGCAGACCTTCCTGGGATCCCATCGTTTCTTATCGCTATTCGGTCGATGGAAAAAACTATACGAGTTCAGACATCGCCTTTCGCGGTTATTCGACTCCCATTCCCTCCCACGCCGAAGAGGTCGTCGATAAATACCCCGTGGGCTCAAAGCACCCGGTATATTATTCTCCGGAAGATCATTCCAAAGCGGTCCTGGAAAAAGGGTCGAACTGGCTCGTAAACCTGAGCCCATTGATCCCTCTCGTGCTATTGATCGCGGGCGGTTATTCCGCCTATGACAACTATATTTTTCTGCGTTCCCGCTTGAGCCAACCGAAGAAAAAGAAGAAAAAAAAACGAGCATCAACCGGCACATCCTCCTCTCCCGATTCGGCTTTGCAACGCCGCAGACGACGCATCAGGAAAAACCAGGACGGTGGTTAA
- a CDS encoding response regulator transcription factor produces MSDFVVYVIDDDLDVLDSIATLLSTSGYEVKTYHNVYAFLESKENSTPGCVLIDLVMPEICGIESMELIRKQRLYYPVVMMSAYGDIEKAVSAVKLGACDYLEKPFEKEKCIKAIEYARSQLNEEGGPADADSQEYLGLYDNLTRREKQVFHLIADGQAGKQIANAMSISYRTMEKHKANVLNKLGISSATDIVHILYKIKDLPGFQKDGNDA; encoded by the coding sequence ATGAGCGATTTTGTCGTGTATGTGATCGATGATGATCTCGACGTGCTGGATTCTATTGCAACACTACTTTCCACATCAGGTTATGAAGTAAAAACGTATCACAACGTCTACGCATTTCTGGAATCGAAAGAGAATTCCACTCCGGGTTGTGTGCTGATCGATCTGGTCATGCCCGAAATCTGCGGCATTGAATCAATGGAACTGATTCGCAAGCAGCGGTTGTACTATCCGGTCGTGATGATGAGTGCCTATGGAGATATTGAAAAAGCGGTTTCTGCAGTCAAGCTTGGGGCCTGCGACTACCTGGAAAAGCCGTTTGAGAAAGAGAAGTGCATCAAAGCGATCGAATACGCGAGATCACAACTCAACGAGGAAGGCGGTCCGGCCGATGCGGACAGTCAGGAATATCTCGGACTCTACGACAACTTAACCCGTCGCGAAAAACAGGTCTTTCACCTGATTGCAGACGGTCAGGCGGGAAAACAGATTGCGAATGCGATGTCCATCAGCTACCGCACCATGGAAAAACATAAAGCCAATGTGTTGAACAAGCTGGGCATCTCGAGTGCGACGGATATCGTGCATATTCTATATAAAATCAAAGACCTGCCCGGTTTTCAGAAAGACGGAAACGACGCCTGA
- a CDS encoding DUF1501 domain-containing protein — protein MFRVEFGKSGKYCDGLSRRHFLQVGMAGMGSASLSQILHAKANAAQNGIPAKDTSVILLWLDGGPSHLDTYDMKPEAPSEYRGIWNPIHTNVPGMDITELFPLQAKCADKFSVVRSLHHNTGDHFTGGHWMLTGRGGVSGGSTPGRNPSIASMATKVLGPRDPGMPAYVSVPYASSIGLRPGYFGGNFLGVQYDPFETGSDPNNQNFQVQNLSPINGLSLQRLKDRKDLLKTFDRLRRDVDQSGMLDSMDRLDQKAYDMVTGEKARRAFDLKSEDEKLRDQYGRHTWGQSVLLARRLVEAGTTFVTVHFGGWDHHWNLQSGMESYLPRVDQAVSALFEDLAQRGLSEKVLVVLCGEFSRTPRMNDGGNGGPPLSQGTPGRDHWGNSMFCLLGGGGVKGGRIVGATNRLGDAPADRPVRPGHIHHTIYRVLGMDPEMHFPDHSGRPTIAVDHGEVISELF, from the coding sequence ATGTTCCGTGTCGAGTTTGGCAAAAGCGGCAAATATTGTGACGGTCTCAGCCGTCGTCACTTCCTGCAGGTCGGTATGGCTGGCATGGGCTCGGCCAGTCTCTCACAGATCCTGCATGCGAAAGCAAACGCAGCTCAGAACGGCATCCCGGCGAAAGACACCTCCGTCATCTTGCTCTGGCTCGATGGCGGACCAAGCCACCTCGACACCTATGACATGAAGCCCGAAGCCCCCAGCGAATACAGGGGCATCTGGAATCCGATTCACACCAACGTCCCCGGCATGGACATCACCGAGCTGTTTCCGCTCCAGGCGAAATGTGCGGACAAGTTCTCGGTCGTCCGCTCTCTACATCATAATACCGGTGACCACTTTACCGGCGGACACTGGATGCTCACCGGACGGGGAGGCGTCAGCGGTGGCAGCACACCCGGTCGGAATCCGTCCATCGCCTCAATGGCCACCAAGGTCCTTGGTCCGCGTGATCCGGGAATGCCGGCCTATGTCTCCGTCCCTTATGCATCGAGCATCGGATTGCGTCCCGGCTACTTCGGCGGCAACTTCCTGGGCGTGCAGTACGATCCCTTCGAAACCGGCTCGGATCCCAACAACCAGAATTTCCAGGTCCAGAACCTGAGCCCCATTAACGGGCTCTCACTCCAGCGGCTCAAAGACCGCAAAGACCTGCTCAAAACATTCGATCGCCTCCGCAGAGATGTGGACCAGTCGGGCATGCTCGATTCCATGGATCGCCTGGACCAGAAAGCTTATGACATGGTCACTGGCGAAAAAGCCCGCCGCGCATTTGATCTTAAATCCGAAGACGAAAAGCTCCGCGATCAATACGGACGCCACACCTGGGGACAGAGTGTCCTGCTGGCCCGCCGTCTGGTGGAAGCGGGAACCACCTTCGTCACCGTGCACTTTGGTGGCTGGGACCATCACTGGAACCTGCAGAGCGGAATGGAAAGCTATCTCCCCCGCGTCGACCAGGCCGTGAGTGCTCTGTTTGAAGACCTCGCACAACGTGGTCTCAGTGAAAAGGTGCTGGTCGTGTTGTGTGGTGAATTCAGCCGCACTCCCCGCATGAACGATGGCGGCAACGGTGGACCTCCATTAAGCCAGGGAACGCCCGGCCGCGACCACTGGGGCAACTCCATGTTCTGTCTGCTGGGCGGCGGAGGTGTCAAAGGGGGCCGGATTGTCGGCGCCACCAATCGTCTGGGTGATGCCCCTGCGGACCGTCCCGTCCGTCCCGGTCATATTCATCATACGATTTACCGTGTTTTAGGCATGGATCCGGAAATGCACTTCCCGGATCACTCTGGAAGACCTACGATAGCCGTAGATCACGGTGAAGTGATCAGCGAACTCTTTTAG